The window TGGAGTCAACCTGACGGCTGTAGATATGGCAGATTCCTCGGTGGCGGCAGCCTGCGCTGAAGAAGGAGATATTTACTTAACCGGTGACGGCGGTGTAAGCTGGAGAAAAGTGCCCGTTGAGTATTCCGGGATAGAAGAAAAGAGCAATCTTCTTTTTCTGAGGGAAGATCTCTTTTTGTCCGTTGGTGAAGATACGGCGAGAAGTATATCAATAGAGGATGGCAGTTCATATAGCTCTAGTGCTGAAGTGGCCGCGGATTCAGCGATCGGTAAAAATCTCATCTTCAGAAAAGAAGGTTTTGATTTATCTGAAGAGAGAGTTGTTCTGTGCGCTCATTATGACTCGTACAACTGGAAAGATCCTTATAATATCGCTCCGGGAGCCGACGATAACGCTTCAGGCGTGGCGGGAGTACTCGAGTGCGCGCGCGTTCTCGCAAATGCTATGACAGACCGGACGATTGAATTTGTTCTATTTGACGGAGAAGAGGAAGGGCTTTTAGGAAGCGGTTATTTTGTTGAGAATATCGACCCTCAGGCTGTCTACCGGGCAGTTTTCAATCTGGATATGCTGGGGAAAGATTATAGCTCAGACGGACAGGCTGTGTGTGTCGCGGGAAGAGAGGAGAAACAGGATTCTCTTCTTTTCAGCAGATATTCTGATTTAGCGGGATTTCTCGGTTTGAATATTATACCGGAATATATTTCCCCTTCACCGGCAAGTGATCATCAGAGTTTCTGGAAGCTTGAAGATTTGCCGGCAGTGCTGCTGGTAGAGGGCGGATACAGGGATAATCCGTATATGCATCTTGAAGAGGACAGGGCGGAGCATATTGATTTTGAATATCTTAGAGAGTGCGTGCAGCTGTCTCTGACGGTTCTGGCCCTTGAGTCCGGCTATATAGGAGAAAGGCCGGAAGAAACGTTTCTATGCCAGAATTTCCCCAATCCGTTCTTCGGTAAAACGAAGATTATTTTTGAGCTTCCCCGCCTGCTGCCGGTAACGCTTACCGTCTATGATGTTTCCGGAAGAAGAGTGGTGGATTTGATCGATAAAGATCTGGGGCCGGGAAAGATAGACAGCTACTGGGATGGGAAAAACAACAGGGGTGTTGAGGTCGCGAGCGGAGTATATTTCTTGAGAATGCGCGCTGGAAGTTACAAACATACGAGAAAGATGATATATCTCAAATAATATAATTGGAGTTCCCCCGAAAATTCGGCAAGTATTGTAATAACATTGCGAGATACAATCAGTTATCAGGATTGGTAAGTGGAATAGGGCTTTCATTGCTGATGAGTGCGGCTGAATGATATTTTCAAAACCCTCCGGAGGGCGAGCGGGCAAGGATTTCTGGCCCGAAGGGGCAGAAAGAGCGAGCCCGAGGCGGGAGTGGCAATTCCCTCGCCGGGGGAATTGACCACGATTTTGAAAATATCAATCAGCCGCATACTGTTACAAATCATCGACTACCTTATAGGTTATAAAAATTGGGGAAAGTCCAAAATAATATAAACCTTGACAGTCAAAGCGCTCCGGATCAATGAATCAGTTCGATGTCGCCGAATATCTGTGATATTTTAATCACCAGTTTATCGCCGGCCTCTTCGCTGCCGGCGGATCGATACTCAACGCTGCGTGATTTTTCACCGCCGGGCACGTAAAGTGAACCGAAAACGGCGTTACCTTTCAGTTCGTATGGCATATCTTCACGAAGACGGATAACGATATCGCCGAAAACCGAATGAATATCCAGCTGGCCGTAACCTGTGACCTCGTATACTTCACGAAGGTCTATTGATATTTTGCCGAAGATGCTGCTCATGCCTCCCCCGGCGAAATCACGGTTTTCTACTTTGATCCTTATATTTCCAAAGGCACTCGATCTTCTGATATACGGAGAATGGGAAGAAATAGTCGCGTCGCCGAAGACCTGAAAATTTATGTCCTCTTCGGTTCTTTTCCCTCTGTTTCTTAATTTTGTAAAACCCCACCAGATAAGAAGCAGAGGCCATAGATTCCAGATGTTCCTTCCAATATCCGCGATTCCGAAGTTGTTAAGCAGAAAAAGTACTCCGATTATAATCAGAATGATTCCTGCTTTCGTATTTTTCGAAGATAGTTCCATAGTTTCCGCCTTTATTTAAATAAGTTATTCGGGAAAAGAGATTTATTCTTTTAATTCTTCCTCATTATCCTTTTGTTTCATAAGTAAGAGAATACCTATAAATATCACTACGACAGGCCATATCATTTTGATCCAGTGATAGCTTTGGAGGAGAAAAACAAGCCCTATGGCGGTCAGTATTCCGGCCGGAACAAGCAATCCGCGGTCGTGCTTATCGAAGATGTACATGGCGTACAAACCTGCCGCCGGCGCCAGAATAAAGAAAGGCCATAGATTATTCATTGCGTACCAGCCGTATCTGGAGCAGTAGATAAAAATCAGCCCTATAACTATCAGGATAGTACCGGGCATTATGAATCCGCTTTTTTTTCTGTCCGCGATAAAACCGATCCAGAAAATAATACCCATGATGGTTACCAGATACGCCCAGAAAGACTGCCAGTTGAGGTCAATGACCCTGAAGTTATGAAGAAGGAAGAGAATTCCAAGGGTGATAAATACGAGTCCCGACACTACCGAAGAATGCCTCTTTTTGCTCATATCAAAACCTCCGTTTCATCCCGTTAATTAACACGCGTTGTAAATCAGTATTTGCAGCCAGGCTGCCGTTTTTCTGTAACATCCGTGATAGCAAGGTATTCATTGTTTCCTTCGAGGTAATTACGAAATACAATCTTTAAAGTTTCTTTGATTCTCTATCCAGTATAGCAAAAAAATTATTTATGTCATCAATATTGTTATAAAAATGTATACCTGTTCTAATGACTTTATCCCGCACTCTTGTCGAGAGAGGACTTACCGCCGCGTTGTTAAAGTATATGTGTGTTTTAGTCACGAGGAATTCCAGGCGGTATCATCCTTTTTTATAAACATTTATTTTCTCCCTCAGATACTCGAACTTAATGGATTCTCTCAGAATTGCGTTTGAAAGTACAAGGAGAAAATTAGCGGCCCCTCTCTTCATTGAGCAAAAATCCAAATATATATTCCCGTTCTTTTTAAGATTATTCTTAAATTAATGTGGATAATTGACCGGCTTATGATAATATTTGTTTAATGAGTTTGTATAAGTGTGGAAAGTTCGGCTTGCGGCCGGTTGCTGTGAGCTATGTTGCTTTAAAGATATAGATTTTGAGGGAAAGGACAGGTTCTTATGAAACGTCTCTTACTTATTGCTTTTACTTTTATTGTGGTTTTTACGAGCGTGGGCCGTGCTGCCGAAATAACATCTCCGGAGGAGTATTTCGGGTTTTCTCCCGGCGCCGACAGAGAGTTAATAGATTATGAAGATCTTATAGGGTACCTGCAGAAACTCGGTTCTGAATCACCCGGGCTGAAGCTGATTAATATAGGCCTGTCTCCTGAAGGCAGAGATATTTACGTAGCT of the Candidatus Krumholzibacteriota bacterium genome contains:
- a CDS encoding M20/M25/M40 family metallo-hydrolase, whose protein sequence is MNIKGKKIILLASVIMTSLSAAAAESDITQPAGCDCFLCELAGKVKIFELETTINELSGAETINLSGSSARIMTRYTYSDQKYLALEYLKGKAAGYGYETEVQSFVEKIFSEDLLGLAASDTKDTIWAGTVDGRFYRSVYQGGWTGFRRCAFIDSIEIYSLEKGPGGGLWAGCGFQRKPQGGLYYSDDGGLNWEKRKSGINVYSVKSISFADDRSGIAVGQTGTLLLTGDGGSSWSVENPSVFVWKDLNDSAWDGSEYWIAAEGGRLYRSGDWGTSWEESVFTNPSLNSISFSDSLHGVIAADGSVFYTSNGGANWDETVLGVNLTAVDMADSSVAAACAEEGDIYLTGDGGVSWRKVPVEYSGIEEKSNLLFLREDLFLSVGEDTARSISIEDGSSYSSSAEVAADSAIGKNLIFRKEGFDLSEERVVLCAHYDSYNWKDPYNIAPGADDNASGVAGVLECARVLANAMTDRTIEFVLFDGEEEGLLGSGYFVENIDPQAVYRAVFNLDMLGKDYSSDGQAVCVAGREEKQDSLLFSRYSDLAGFLGLNIIPEYISPSPASDHQSFWKLEDLPAVLLVEGGYRDNPYMHLEEDRAEHIDFEYLRECVQLSLTVLALESGYIGERPEETFLCQNFPNPFFGKTKIIFELPRLLPVTLTVYDVSGRRVVDLIDKDLGPGKIDSYWDGKNNRGVEVASGVYFLRMRAGSYKHTRKMIYLK
- a CDS encoding LiaF-related protein translates to MELSSKNTKAGIILIIIGVLFLLNNFGIADIGRNIWNLWPLLLIWWGFTKLRNRGKRTEEDINFQVFGDATISSHSPYIRRSSAFGNIRIKVENRDFAGGGMSSIFGKISIDLREVYEVTGYGQLDIHSVFGDIVIRLREDMPYELKGNAVFGSLYVPGGEKSRSVEYRSAGSEEAGDKLVIKISQIFGDIELIH